The proteins below come from a single Blastocatellia bacterium genomic window:
- a CDS encoding peptidylprolyl isomerase has product AEIGKIEFNKGIVGMIQMKADDPNSASAIFFICLGRASNLDGKYTAFARVADGMDVVEKFEKLETDQSKAPVTKVPIKFRVRKVEPTPAKQSGL; this is encoded by the coding sequence CGCCGAAATCGGAAAGATCGAGTTCAATAAAGGCATCGTCGGCATGATCCAGATGAAAGCCGATGATCCGAACTCCGCCAGCGCCATTTTCTTCATCTGTCTGGGACGCGCTTCCAATCTCGATGGAAAGTACACGGCCTTCGCCCGCGTCGCCGACGGCATGGATGTGGTGGAAAAATTTGAGAAGCTGGAGACCGACCAATCGAAAGCACCCGTCACCAAGGTCCCCATCAAGTTCCGGGTGAGGAAAGTCGAGCCGACTCCAGCGAAACAGTCGGGCTTATGA